DNA from Triticum aestivum cultivar Chinese Spring chromosome 7D, IWGSC CS RefSeq v2.1, whole genome shotgun sequence:
GTTCAGGTGAGGTCTTACGAGCACCACGACTTGGAGTAGATGACGACGGCGTTGTCGGCGAGCGTCTTCTTGACAGAGTCCTCCATCCGCGAGCCGAAGGAGGAGTCCGGCGAGGAAGAGGATGACGAGGCCCTGGCAGCGACGGCCCTGGCGCGGCGCGCGGCGAGAGCGAGGCGAGGGAGAGGTATGGACCGGGGGCACCAAGGGAGGCCGAGGTTAGTCGCGGGGAGGCGGCAGAGggtcgggcacggcggcggcatttGCTGCGACGGGACGATGAAATCGCGATGGGGATGGgggatggcgatggcgatggcgaggCTCCCTGGTACCTCTCCTCTCAACACTTCACCACCACGACTCTCTTTCTTGTTCTGCGTGAAGAAAGGAACGCAATCCCAAGCCACAGGCCCAATGATGTCGGTAACCGACCCAGTTCGGAATGTGTGTGTTTGATCGCCGACAGAACCGGCCCACTTTGCTCGCGGTTCTGGTTTCGCTGCGCTTTTTCAATTGCGTGTATCATGTTTACACAAAATACTCTCGAAAAAATGTTtgctcaaaaaaattaaaaaagttgTCTTATTTTAGAGAAATAAAAATTAGTATGTATCTTGTTTGCGTGTATCTTGTTTCGCTGAcgatgtttgctgatgaagatggttgctgtgatggattccccctccggcgaagaaTTGAAAAATCTTCAAATTTGATCGACGTGGAACAGGAAGGTGGTGTTTTCAAGGTTTTTTAAAGAATATAAAGGTAGAGGGGCCGAGAGGCGGTGGATTGGGGGGCCAAAGCCATTATTGCTCCCACAGAAGTTGTTGGGATTCCCTCGAGAATAAGGGTGAAGCAGAATGGTAACAAGTATTTCTCTCACTTATAGAACCGAGGTTGTCAATCAAGTAGAAGTATCTCAGTCTACTCCTTCCGTccgtgaataagtgtacatctagcttttaatctaagtcaaagttttaaaattttgaccaattTTATAGAAAATAATAGTAACATgtatgacatcaaattgatattTATCAAAGTACATTTCAAAACGAATCTAGTGGTACTAATTTGGTGTCATAAATGCTTTTATTTTTTCCTAGAAAggtggtcaaagttttaaaactttgacttaagacaaaagctagatgtacacttattcacggATGGAGGGAGTAACAACGTAAGCAGCACCTACGCACAAGACACACACACGTCCCTAACATGGTAGGAGGATTGTCAATCCccttgtcttgctagttacaagattAAACGCAAGCGATAGAGATAGATAGTAGCAAAATTGCACGGCAAAATAATGGCGGTTGTGTAGAAGAATATAGTAATGaaaaatagacccagggggcataggttcactagtggcatctctcacaAAAACAGGTAAATGAcatggtaaacaaattacagttgggcaatcgaccaaattgcaatatttatgactatatgatcattcatggcataataTCATGTAGGAATTACGTCCATAATAAGTAGACCGTTAATccaactacatctactactaatactccatCCTAAAACCGTTATTCAGGATGAATCTCGCATGCAAAGCTATTTAATTATAAAGCAAGAAAACCTCAAAATATTCAATTGATTTCATTGTAGGATCTGATCATAAAGTCGCAATTCATcatgtcccaacaaacacaccaccgattacatcgaattgatcccGATCATGTGAGAAAGCTCATGGGAACATTGTATTGCAAAAGAGAGTCCTaatggaactactcacacatcatggaggcagcaaggttgatgaataAGGCTCTGGCAATGGAATCCCCCTCTGGCAGCTCTCCGAAACAGACCTCCAGATTAGATCTTCATGAAACAAGAACTTCCGCGCAGTGATTAAATTCTTTTGAATATATGGCGGAGGGTTTCGATATTTGTAGGAATCTATGGTGGTGGAGTAGGTGGGCCCCACGTGACCtagaggcgcgccctaccccctgcagCTCCTCTCGATCCCCCAAAGCTTTCAGGGTCCTTCGTAGCCCAAAAAGATCGTATTAAATCGATAAGTGATTTTGACCTCCGtggatattgatttcctgcgaaacTGAAAACAAGCACAAAAcaggaagtggcactgggcactaaattaataggttagtccagaaaaataatataaattgctatAAAAAGTATACAAAggtgataatataataacatgaaacaatcaaaaattatagatacgtttgagacttATCAAGCTACCATGCTCCCCTGGCCTTGGCATAGGGGCCCGTGCTAGGCCACCGACAACCACCTCCATCAACCATGCCCCCACCCCGCTAACTAACTCCAAATCTGAAACGTTGCTCGAAATAGGGAAACACGGCACAATCGTCACCCTCATTTGAAAGGTGTATATTTGAAGCATCTCTGACATGCGAGAAGATTTGTGGCGATGGCACCTTCAGTGAGATAACAAACCGAGCCTAACCTGTCCATGCCATCTTGCCTCCCTAACCATTCAAGCAGATGGCCCACCAGATCCACCCCCAACGGGAGGCAACCCACCATAGAGAGAGATGGGTCCTGGCCTAGGTGCTTGTATTTGTTGGATCTAAGTCCTAGACCCAGGCCGCTGCGGTGCCTCCACCTTGTCGCGAGCTCACCCGAGAACAACCAAGACCATCATTGGGAAGTCTGTAGAGTCAACCTACACTGCGGTGTCGTGCCAACAATAACCGAAGTCATGCAACTATTGCCACATTCGTTGGGCCCAGACGCTTGCTTCCTCTTTGTTAGGAAGGTGTTGTCCTGATGAgggcatcaataccattgttacacccacagcccctactgctacatatactggaccaattactagagctcgcgcacgccaattaaattatcaggtacttttgtttcttggtaatgattctaatgttcatgcgaatatgatgctgcctaaattggatacatttgttttgcttacaaatgaagggcctggcatggataagagggatgaacactggaacaagaccaagcatggagatgatggcatgcgcaagaggaacaaggacggagttacaagtgatgatttcaggactttgaagtcaccataaggagtgcatgaagccttggatgaaatatacaagatgccacttcataaatttcgtccagaggctattctaggtgttgcgtcaccttattattgggccaggcccatgtaatttcgaaatacttaagtataggttgtttttatagtccgtatgtgtggggaaacaagagttagggttggttttggacccctcctccaagggccacgaaattcccccctcttcctccatatatacagcccttagggcgtcgtttagactttgggtttgtttagattaaaagtttgccatagctgcaacttcgcgtactttatttgtgttcaacaaccagaccaagacgtcatagaaccccaccttcattaataaagctttcctcttatattcgcaatatccagattgcaatttcagtttcttgcttgttctttgtttgcttgcaggaaatagaccttcgtggtcaggttgatcatgctccggcgtggtcaataacccctcgagttggtttagcgattgctaaggcgcgacgtcctcgcatgatcgtagtcgggtcgtcaaagtctactccaccaaaaacgatagccaccatctcatcgaaagacgggacaccctcgcctctatcttGGCCCCCAAGTGTAGAGCTTTGTAGAAAGCATCAATTTTTCCTCAGGTGGGTGATCTTGAAATTTGTCCAATCAACATGTGCACTTGATTTGTAGCTAATGATCAGTATCTGCACACAATTACAGAACTTTCCTAGTCCCCAACGAAACCCGTGAGGTTGTAAAACTTTCTAGCCTTACTAGTTACAAGGATTAACGCATAGCATGGAAGAAATTGATGATTGCAACAATTTAAAGAAACTATTAAGATTTGTAAACAAGAATTAAATGTTGAATTGAGGTTGAAAACGATAAGGAAGAATGGACTGGATCCACAACTTTACAAGTGACAATTCTCCATAAAGTATATCGTAGGTGTGGTATGGACCCCGGGTCCATAAGcccactagtggcatctctctcgAAAGCATAACaccggtgggtaaacaaattaccgttgggcaattgatagaattgagcatagttatgatgatcATCCATGGCATAATCATtacataggcattacgtctgtgacaagtagaccactaatccaactgcatctactactattactccaccccaagaccgctatccagcatgcatctcaaagtattaagttcatacaaccagagtaacgcattaagcaagatgacatagtGTAGATAGAATAATATTATTCAATGACCAAACCCGgacgttttatccttagtagaaataatacaatacgtgcctttgcCCCTCCTGTCACAAGGCAaaatcaccgcaagattgaacctaccacaaagcacctctcccgctGGAGGAATATTAGTCTAACTTGGCCGAAGTAGACGGATatttggagagaaatacaaagctataaaattACGCAACAAAAAAATCTCAAAAGACTCATATTaattcaatgaataatctgatcataaactcaaaattcatcagatcccaacaaacacaccgcaaaagattacATCAGATTGATCTTAGAGAAGTTCATTGCATCgaagatcaaaagagagagagaaagccatatGGCTActgctatggactcgtaggtcctCTAGGAACTACTTACgcatcatcatggaggcagcaaggttgatgaagacggCCTCCCCAACGATTCCCCCCTTCAGTACAGTGTCAGAACAGGGCTCCGAATGGGATTGCTTCGGAACAGAGGCTTGCGACAGTGATAAAATTGTCTCGGGTATCGCTCTAAGGGATTCAGAAAATCACGAAATTTATAGTCTTGGAATTAGCTCAAACCGGGCTTTGGGGATTTCACAAGCATGCCCAGCGCGCCGCCCTGGGGCCATGCCCCTGGGCTTGTGGAGCCCACATCCCACTTCTAGCTCGCTCCCGAAGCTTCTAGCGTtgcatatatttcaaaaaaatcatcgtcaagtttcatcgcatttggacttCTGTAGGCCTGGATTTGTtgcaaaaccaaaacatgcaaaaaaataggaactggcattgggcactaatTTAATAGGTTAGcatagaaaaataatataaaatggcatataaagcatACGAAagttataatataatagcatgaaatgataaaaaagttatagatacgctggagacgtatcagcatccccaagcttaattcctgctcatcctcagtaggtaaatgataatgaAAGAATTTATTATGTTGAATACTACCTAACATGGTCTTGTTCGAATAATgcaattatggtatgaatattgggacacgagtgattcaaggcaatagtctatcaattTGACATTAAAACAACAATACATAGGCATAATAGAAAACAATCATTGCCTTTCAAAATAAAGATGCTAAAGAATGTGATCCATACACACTTAGTCATGTAAAGCATGGCATGCCCAGTTTCCTAGcataaagatatcaaatcatgaacAACCCTGGTGCCAAACCAAGTAATTGAATCAAACTTTTTCTTGCTTCAGTTTTTTCAACTCCCACGCAATACTTGAGTGTGAGCCAAGAACTTAGCACTTTGGATGGCAAAGAGAATGATGATTGGGGTTTATAAGGGAAGACAAAAAGGTGAAAGAAAGTTTCACACCAACGAGGCTTGATTGTTAGGCAATGGAGAGGCTttcactataaaaaaagacacatccgtgacattttgggccgaacgaaaaaaattatgtcatgctcatgacacttctatgacgataattgtgacaaaacccggtatcatcatagatgtggtgggctcctacttctatgacaaaaaatgggtttttcatcctgggcgggccggggacgcacctgcatgacattctttgggtcgtccatgacggaaaaaatcgtggtagaagcgagggcgaggaaaatttcagggagttcccggttacggtgggtggtcggggccgagcgatgcccggagggattgcgcgtttctctcatacatgtacgcacgttggtgcgaggcattgggctctaactgaaaccgagcgaggtgttcgcctactgaacccgagcgattgcactgactacgcgttactgaacccgagcgatcgatcgatccctggctgttaactgaacccgatcgagcaattccttcgctactgctgctaactgaagccgatcgaacctgctgcctcttgatgaacagtgagcgttgttggtggttggatgaacagttcccagtgggtgttggatgaacaggaccccgtggtagtagaccgttgcaccccagccggttgggggtcgatgaacaggaccccgtggaggctctatgaacagcagccgatggaggctggatgaacagtagtcgtggatgaacagtagcccgtggaggctggaggaggtcgacggtggatgaacagtagcccatggaggctggagcgaggcagtagacggtggatgaataggacctcgtttcgaccgtaggtgctccaacacaagtccgtttcctctgttttgcggtacgccacacccctcccgatcaacaggaccccattttgaccgtacgcggtcgaacacaagtctatttcctccgttttgcggtacgccagacccttcccgatgaacaggagcccgtctcgaccgtacgcggtcgaacagaaggcccgtttcctccgttctgcggtatgtcagacctcgtttcggctattctgtccaagccggttggctcctgatgaacacgacgtattccgttgcctcccgatgaacacgacgcattccgttgcctccccatgaacacgacgcagtttctccgttccgacccagccggttggcttccgatgaacaggatgcaATTGTTGTCGTCCGTTGCCTCtctatgtacacgagccctggccgtacatatgcgcgagtacgcgttcgagaccctaccggggatataccccgcggtatgacccggcccgATGCATGACCCGACTGACGTTTgacgactcactggtgatccgcctGAGACTGGTAAATCACTGGTGACTCGGAGGATGGGTTAGATGAAtagcaaggcccaaggcccagaaggcggcTTATAAGAAGACCGGCTCAAGGTGTGTGTCCGGTggaccggcttaagaggaaagcataaggaatattcccttacaaaggaagcaagactaggaatccacttgtaatagagtaattctaatcctactaggactagtcatgtaaccgccccttcaacttatataaggaggggcagggcaccccaagaaggGGCGAAAATAATCCCGAGGGCTAg
Protein-coding regions in this window:
- the LOC123164196 gene encoding monothiol glutaredoxin-S10 isoform X3 gives rise to the protein MPPPCPTLCRLPATNLGLPWCPRSIPLPRLALAARRARAVAARASSSSSSPDSSFGSRMEDSVKKTLADNAVVIYSKSWCSYSMEVKGLFKRIGVDPHVIELDQLGAQGPQLQKVLERLTGQSTVPNVFIGGKHIGGCTGPGHEGRSS